Genomic window (Oryza sativa Japonica Group chromosome 3, ASM3414082v1):
atcGGCGACGGCTTGGTGACCACGACGGTGACCTCCCAGAGCAGCGACAacgaccggagcgacggcggcgcacggctggagctgcggcggcgacggcggcgcacggctgcacGGTGCTAGGGCGCTACAGATGGCGGCGGgcaaaggcgagggtggcgacggatagcggagacaccgggggtccttttatagtggcaaggaggcggcggcgaaggcccacggcgaccggcgacgcgatggaaggtttagggtttggaggagagagatcaatccgaatcaaactcgaatccacggatttccaaaccgaattgGCGATCGAttccaaaaggaaaaaggtagAGAAGATCCCGGGGAGCATTTCCCCTCAAACgatttcaccggatcgggaaagaTGCGGCCGAAttggaaaggcggcggcggcgcggcgcggctagggtttcggcgcgaggaggacgacgagtccgacaggtgggacccacctgtcagcggccgagcgcgcgcgcgcgggcggctgcgggctgACTGGGCctaagaggagagagagggaaggttttgggccgactttcggcccaaagccaaaagagaacttttaaaaccttttccaatttaaattattcatgaaatgcaattccatttattaaaaatacttccttggctcaaataaatcccagaaaactccaggaactatagaatcaagcaaagtatttaatgaaattttatctggccccattttatattggaatttattatttaaaattagattttctcttctaggcttttaaaatcatttctaataattctaattaaacaacaatttatatatttaggatttttagggtgtgacacctCTCAATCTCGTCCACTGTAGCATTTATCTCTTCCCCTTTCATCGGCTTCACCCATCGCATGTTGTTGCACCGTGCTCGGCAATTCTGTTTGTTCAACTTGTTCGATATGCAGGCTCTGCATGTCAATGCCGATATTGTCCTCATTATGCTGGGAGACTTCCACATTAAATGCACTCGATTGAGCACATGCATCTCCCTGCATATTGAACTGACCAAACGAACTGTTTGGTCGAGCCCTCCTCGGACAAGCCTGCACCAACATGGCCATCTTGTATCCTCGGCGTCTGCAACCTTGCAACCAATCCTTTCATGATTGACTTCGGGTTACTTCTTTCAGTTGCCATTGGATGTTTGTGCCCGAATGACTCCATAGCAGACTGACATTAACACTATAAACTTGTGGGTCCAATGAGAATGAGAATGTCAACCAGTACCACACTTCGGGCATTGTTAGATTGTCCGGATTTGGGTGATACAGTGTGCATTGACTAAAGTTGCTCAAGTCAACACCCATTTCGTTGGACATAATATCCCCATCGCCATAATATACTCTAAAGTTTGCTATTCCTAAACAAATAAACAATTGCATTACATACGACCCAACTCTAATCACACTATAAGAAATATTACGATATATGACTAAAAGTCGTAAAGTTAACTCTTAATCAAAACTATAGTAGTGAGTACGAGGTTGATGAGAACGATACTCACAAATGAAGATATGGATTATGTCATTTTCATTTTGTATGTGAAGCATTTTGACGGCCTTTATTAAACTAAAGGTTGGTGACATACCtataattgagttttttttaacaaaatttggATATTATTTAACATATGAAACTATTGAAAATTGAATGACCTTAcaattaaaaacaaaattcccttaataaatcattcttatatatttttttattaaattttcaaTATATTAAAACACTCCCTCAAACTTTCTTCCAACTGTTCAATCGAAGGATTTAATTTTTACATCGCAAACATCATTTTAGCAATTAgtttaaatgaaaaacaaatcaaatccctccatCACTGTTGGGCTGATTTCGGCCCATTTCCTACACTCATCTGATGGTGGGCTGAAATCAAAATGGGCTAAAATCACCAAAGACTAGAGTTCAATAGGTGGCTGATTTTACCCACTTCCCTACACCATGCTCCTCAAATGGGCTGAAATCAGCCCAATACTAATTGGGTATTTTCTTTGCTTTTATGTTTTTAATAATTGCTGAAATTATTATTGCACTTTTAAAATTACCAATATAGCTTCGAAAATTTCACGATAATTCCATAGAGTATTTTAGTTCATGGAGAATTTCAGAAAATTAACTCACACCATGATTTCTTAAGAAAATTTATTCCCTTgttcattttattattttaaatgaTTTGCACATTTAGTGAATCCCTAAATCAAGTTTTAATTTCATATTTCAAAGGTTAAGCAACAATtataatatcatattaatatatgttCGCTGGTTTACTATCCAAATGTAACAAATGGTTCATGGATACATATTAatgtattcaaatttttttacatTAATTTTCCACGCAACGCGTCTCTAAATACTATTGAAATTTATCCACGTATTATGTACAATAAAACATAATACTCAACTAATTTTGTTTCTAAATACTCAACATAATACTCAACTATTGAAATTTGTCTCTAAATGCAGCAAATTTAACAACATAATAATAATTACCAAGTTTAaacacataaaaatatatacatgctTACCTCTATGTCTCCTATTTATTTATCGTCCTTCTCCGAACTTGTAATTTCTAAATTTAATGCACCACGTTCACACTTATAACCTTCAAAATAATGAATATATGTCAATAATAAATCTTGCAAAATCCATACTATTTATATCAATCCCAACTGTCGTGCAAGTTACCTCTAAATTTTGTTCTTTCATTTGCCGTATTCACTCTCAAATGGTACActcaacttaaaaatatttcTTACCACATTCAATTATTCACGCGGCACGGCTCTAAATactaattaaaattttccccttACTATGTACCCAAAAACATAATACTACAATCATTCTAATCATTCTATGTACATACtaaactaatatattttttacccATTTCTCTATCTTGTTCAGATATCGTACATACAACTAAAGAAatttcgatatatatatatatatatatatatatatatatatatatatatatatatatatatatatatatatatatatatatatatatatatatatatatttctcccCACGGCCTAACACACTAATAAAAATTTATGCACATCTTATGTACAACAAATATAATACTAAACCCATTCTATATTCAAACTACATTCATACTACATATTTATCGACTTCTAACGTAAGTGGTACCTAAAATTTCTAAACATGCCATATAACCAAACAATTTATATGTAATATATGAACACTATCTAAATTATAACTTATCCAATACACTAATAATTACATCTAATGCACAAGCCATCGCCACGTATACttgataatatttatattactaaTTTACCTCTATTTCTTCAATTGTTGGAAGCTCACCAAAATGTTTTCTCTAGCTCTCGTCTTTTTCACAATGCTACTCTCTCTTCTGCAGGAGTAGCGTCTCCTCTCTTTTGTGCAGCTCTTGTGTGAGGGGCATCACATCTCTCACCCTCCCTCTTAGTTTATGGGGTGAGCTTCAAACGAAAAGAAAAGACATGATTGACGTTTTTACTGTATTGACGGCGCGGATTTATATTTTGTCTACCTTTAGCAGCAGCACGCATCGTGGGAGACAACTTCACGTGAATGAGATGACAAAGGAAGCACGCGGGAGCGGCACGGATCTGCATGCGGCCAAGTGGGAGCATCGGTCCCGCGCTCCCGGAATGAGCGACCACCACGGTCCCGCACAACCAAGGCACGCGACGGCCTCGGTCCCGCACGACCGGTGCGCGCGACTGCCCTACCCCCCTCCCTTCTGCGCAAAAGTTTAGGATTCTCAGTTTGTTTTAACTGTGTGCAAAATTTTAGGAATGATTGGACCTAAAGTTTAGGAGTGGTTGATTTGTTTTAACTACACACAAAAGTTTAAAAGTGATTGGACCTAAAGTTTAGGAGGGGTTAATTTAAGAGCAGTCCCGCGTTTCCAATATGTGGCACTGTGGTGCGCGGGACCGAAGTCCGTCCTGCATAAGCATTCTGCGGGACCAAGCTGGTGCCGACCGGTCCTGCAAACCACCGTGATGTCGCATGCCCAATGTGCGGGTGCGCCCCGGTGCCGCATGCCCAATGTGCAGGACCGCATCCTCCAACGTGCGTGACTGCTGCGGGCACAGGTCCCGTGTCCCAAATTCGCGCTTGCGCGTCGCTCCTGCATCGCCGCGACACGGGTTAGATCTATTTTCGCAAAACTTGCCATGGATGTATATAAACGCaaattatgcaaaaaaaaaaaaggtatattttcaattttttttcgtaCAATTGCCGCTCTCATTCATAACCAAAAACCTTGATTATTCTCGCTGCGTGTATCCCATTCCCACCCGCCCACCACatatccttttccttttcttttcttttatttttttttgttttttcccgTTGGCCGGCCGTGCGGCCCGTGCCTCCTGCTATAGTGCTATCCAAACTGCGGTCCCGCCGGAGCCACGGGCCACGGCTACCCCTCGACCGCatcgcctcctctcctcgcgccctccgccgccgccgtagccttCTCCCCTCCCCTGTGCGGAATCCTCCACGCGCGCACGGCCGGCGACCAGGTTTGTGCTGGTAAtcatccctccctctctccactTCATGAATCATGAGTAGACGCCCTGGCCAACGAATCCAAGAATTGTTTAATTCTGCATAGGGATTTAGGGAGACGGGTGCTTTCGTGCTCTCCTAACggtgtgagtttttttttttttgggtggagAGAAATGTGTGCATATATGATCTAGTGTTGGTTGTTTACTTGTTGTCTAACCTTGTTAATTTGTTGGAATTGTGCGAGAACAGGGAACTTCAGCATGCAACAAATGGCCGTATCTGCATTCACTGCAAACCCATCCTCATCACATGGCAATACCTTATCGGGGTTGTGCTCCCGTCGGCCTGAGATATGGCACAGGAGACGCATCGGCAGCAGAATTCGGGCGCAGGCGCAGTCGCAGATGCAGTATCGGAAGCTGGGAGATTCAGACCTTGTCATCAGTGAGGTCACTCTTGGAACAGTATGTGCATATATAACTGGAGATCATGTTTCCTGCTCTTGTTGTTTTTTACATTTAATTTTACATCCCATGCTAATCCTGCTTTTTGTTCAGATGACATTTGGAGAGCAAAACACGGAGAAGGAAGCGCACGATATTCTTTCTTATTCTTTCGATCAAGGTGTCAATATCCTTGACACAGCAGAAATGGTTAATTAGTACATTccttctgttttcttttctcctgatTTACGGAGCGGCAATTGCTTTAGTTTTTCATTTTGTAACAGCCTTTCTCCATTTCGCCTTTAGTATCCAGTGCCACCCAGAAAAGAGACTCAAGGAAGAACTGATCTATATATAGGCAGTTGGATGCAATCAAAGCCACGAGATAAGGTAACTAAAATAAGCTCTTGCATTTATTATCACAtactaaattaagaaaaaataggTAGGAACTATGGCATTCGCTAAGAGGAATATGGGCGTTCATGTCAGATATACAATTTGAATCCATGCGTGGGAAGGTTAAACACAGCCTGTCAGCCTCCACAGGATAATAGCTATAGTCACTCAGGAAATTCATCATCTTTATTCAATTTAATATGATCATTCTTTAACTTTGGTGTTTAGGGTCTAGGTAGCATAATTATACTAACTGCAATAAGTTGAAGAGTATAAGTAAATACAACTCAGACTTCACTACGAACAGTTCCCTGAATGTCCAACCGATGATGGAATATCTGGCAGTGTTACTGAAACATTGTGTTTGCGTGGTTTGTTTCTGTGCACCTAGATTATTCTAGCCACAAAAGTTTCAGGTTACTCAGAGCGATCTACTTTTCTCCGGGACAATGCGAAAGTAGTTCGTGTTGATGCTGCCAATATCAAGGAAAGTGTCGAAAAGAGTCTTTCCCGCTTATCTACAGACTACATTGATTTACTCCAGATACACTGGTtagtgcctttttttttctcgtataATTTAGACGTCCTTGGCCAGCTTGATTCGCACAATCATTTTCAGAATGCATAACCATTCATCGGATTCTTTCAGCTATCAGTTGTTTATCTACATAGCATATGGAAAAGTatatttctttcaaatattATTTTCCATCTGACGGGTATATACATTATTGCAAGAAGAAAATTTAGTTTATGTATTAACAAGGACATGTGGTGTCCTTTTTACCTACTGTTTCCTGTTGTTCCTGCTACTTTTGATCTTATTGCACTTACCTAGGGATACAAAATATCTTTGGCTCTCAGTGTCTTGTAATTTGCACTTCTCTATTCTTATCTTCCCATACAAGATTTAATACATTATCTTAAATTTTGTCATATATCTGACACCGTGACTACCTAGCAATTTTCCCTTTGGAAAGTATACCAATACAAATAATATATATGACGAAATTAGTGCACATGTGTATTCgagaaaaaaatgatgaaaatgGAAATTGTAAATTTGAGTTCTCTTTTCACCACTCAATCCATTGCCTGATATAAATTGTTTTAGTGTATCTGCTATCTTAACAGAAATACCGTGAGCTATTTAACTATTCACTTACACTTGTTTAGATAGAAGTTACTCTCGTTATACTTATGTGTTTGAAGTTTCTATCTTCACAACGATGAACAAACAAGACTCATCCAGATGTTTGTTTTATATCTTCAGGCCAGATAGGTATGTTCCACTATTTGGTGAATACTGTTACAACCCAACCAAATGGAGGCCAAGTGTTCCATTTGAGGAACAGTTGAAAGCTTTCCAAGAGCTAATTGATGAAGGAAAGGTAATGCATTTATACTGCATCTTCACTTTTTGCACTTAGAAAGGATTTTCTGTCAGTGAGTGGGACCGGTGGATTACAAGTTTACAACCATGTAGCTTCATGCCTGCCCCTCATATGAGCCACCTTTCAACAGGGCATGACACTTATATCTTTTATCATCCAGTTAAAGATGTGTATTTTTTATAACATATGAGCGCATGTAACTGTTGTCTTGGTAGAGGTGCATTTGACTagtttctagttttttttttttttcaaaaactcaCAGCATATTTAGAGTTTGTGAATAATGGCAAGTTGTAAACCATTGTTTAATTTGATTTTAATCACCGTTCTAGGTTCGCTATATTGGTGTTTCCAATGAAACTTCATATGGAGTGATGGAGTTTGTACATGCTGCAAAGGTTCAAGGACTTCCAAAGATTGTGAGCATCCAGAACAGTTATAGTCTAATTGTGAGATGTCACTTTGAAGGTTAAACTGATAACATTTATCCGTTCACTTTATTCATTGCAAGACTCTTTCATGCTCTTGGTTCTGAGCTTAAGTATGATATATCTTTGCCATATCTTTTGTTCATAAACATTGGTTACCTTGCCTGTTATCTCCAACAAACATGAGATGCAGATAAACATTCATTGTTAGATAACTTAATTTATTGCTTTTCTTGATTTAAGATAAACCTATTAAGCCCTAGCAAAAGCAAAAATGATTTATACCAGTGTACTGGATTTATTCACATAGTGGACATTCACCAAATTTTGTT
Coding sequences:
- the LOC4333437 gene encoding uncharacterized protein; this translates as MQQMAVSAFTANPSSSHGNTLSGLCSRRPEIWHRRRIGSRIRAQAQSQMQYRKLGDSDLVISEVTLGTMTFGEQNTEKEAHDILSYSFDQGVNILDTAEMYPVPPRKETQGRTDLYIGSWMQSKPRDKIILATKVSGYSERSTFLRDNAKVVRVDAANIKESVEKSLSRLSTDYIDLLQIHWPDRYVPLFGEYCYNPTKWRPSVPFEEQLKAFQELIDEGKVRYIGVSNETSYGVMEFVHAAKVQGLPKIVSIQNSYSLIVRCHFEVDLVEVCHPNNCNVGLLAYSPLAGGVLTGKYIDTNPDISKKSRLNLFPGYMERYNASLAKEATNEYVKLAKKHGLTPVQLALGFVRDRPFTASTIIGATTMDQLKENIDAFTSAPRPLAPEVLDDIESLFKRYRDPTLS